Proteins encoded together in one Triticum dicoccoides isolate Atlit2015 ecotype Zavitan chromosome 7B, WEW_v2.0, whole genome shotgun sequence window:
- the LOC119336034 gene encoding nuclear pore complex protein NUP50A-like isoform X2, giving the protein MADEEHAQTSRKRVADKQINKDNPELDDDSPEQEGGTFKKASEEVMATRKIVKVRRQQPSSAPSSNPFSAIKFTTSDSSVQASIPVSKPPPSDVTTSNVRSSTEKADEVSNGSGKDDVKTADSNEVAEIQKDESGLNESNAENKSNAPMEAHSSLTETDKKAGSTEGGTGEDKVLVGEPKVDNSKTSGIEGKTEDEGVKVNEGGDEDKSSKDGAEKKDESESGTKDVSCEQKNADNKGQSSSPTPLFSFMNVSSGHNAFTGLAGTGFSASSFSFGSASKESTNAPLFGLKSDGLSFPSFNMGGTNNNGSSVPSLVTAAEAPKKFTMPEVPVETGEENEMAVFTADSAMYEYLDGGWKERGKGELKLNVPVSGGERSRLVMRAKGNYRLILNASLYDDMALKDMEKKGVTFACVNSTGDSPTGLTTFALKFKDTGVRDDFKAAVEAHKAKKASDAMPKTPESSPKVSND; this is encoded by the exons ATGGCGGATGAGGAACATGCTCAAACCTCTCGGAAGAGGGTTGCAGATAAACAAATCAACAAGGACAATCCTGAGCTTGATGATGACTCACCGGAGCAAGAGGGAGGAACATTTAAGAAAGCTAGTGAGGAAGTGATGGCAACCCGAAAAATTGTAAAGGTTCGGCGCCAGCAGCCGTCGTCAGCTCCTTCTTCCAATCCTTTCTCTGCAATTAAGTTTACCACAAGTGATTCCAGTGTTCAAGCAAGTATTCCTGTCTCAAAACCTCCACCTTCTGATGTCACAACGTCAAATGTAAGGAGCTCAACTGAGAAAGCTGATGAGGTCAGCAATGGAAGTGGGAAAGATGATGTCAAGACTGCAGATTCTAATGAGGTAGCAGAGATTCAAAAGGATGAATCGGGCCTGAATGAATCAAATGCAGAAAACAAGTCAAATGCGCCAATGGAAGCACACTCTTCACTTACTGAAACTGATAAGAAGGCAGGCAGCACAGAGGGTGGAACTGGTGAGGACAAAGTGCTGGTTGGAGAACCCAAGGTAGATAACAGCAAGACATCTGGAATCGAGGGTAAAACAGAAGATGAAGGGGTTAAAGTGAATGAAG GTGGAGATGAAGATAAAAGCAGCAAGGACGGCGCTGAGAAGAAAGATGAATCTGAATCAGGGACCAAGGATGTATCATGTGAGCAGAAGAACGCTGATAATAAAGGGCAGTCATCATCACCGACACCTCTCTTCTCTTTTATGAATGTGTCAAGTGGCCATAATGCCTTCACGGGACTGGCTGGGACAGGGTTTTCAgcctcatcattttcctttggctcAGCTTCTAAAGAAAGCACAAACGCTCCCCTATTTGGGCTAAAGAGTGACGGTTTGTCCTTCCCTTCTTTCAATATGGGTGGTACGAACAACAACGGGAGTTCTGTTCCATCGCTTGTCACTGCAGCAGAAGCACCAAAGAAATTCACCATGCCAGAGGTCCCAGTGGAGACAGGCGAAGAGAACGAGATGGCTGTGTTCACCGCAGACTCCGCAATGTACGAGTACCTCGATGGGGGCTGGAAAGAAAGAGGAAAAGGGGAGCTAAAGCTGAACGTCCCTGTGTCTGGCGGCGAGAGGTCCCGGCTCGTTATGAGGGCCAAGGGTAACTACCGGCTGATCCTGAATGCGAGCCTGTACGACGACATGGCGCTGAAGGACATGGAGAAGAAGGGCGTGACGTTCGCCTGCGTCAACAGCACCGGGGACTCGCCGACCGGGCTCACCACGTTCGCCCTCAAGTTCAAAGACACTGGCGTCAGGGATGATTTCAAAGCCGCGGTGGAGGCGCACAAGGCGAAGAAGGCCTCGGACGCGATGCCCAAGACGCCCGAGAGCTCCCCCAAGGTGTCTAATGACTGA
- the LOC119336034 gene encoding nuclear pore complex protein NUP50A-like isoform X1 — MADEEHAQTSRKRVADKQINKDNPELDDDSPEQEGGTFKKASEEVMATRKIVKVRRQQPSSAPSSNPFSAIKFTTSDSSVQASIPVSKPPPSDVTTSNVRSSTEKADEVSNGSGKDDVKTADSNEVAEIQKDESGLNESNAENKSNAPMEAHSSLTETDKKAGSTEGGTGEDKVLVGEPKVDNSKTSGIEGKTEDEGVKVNEGGDEDKSSKDGAEKKDESESGTKDEVNEGGDEDKSSKDGAEKKDESESGTKDVSCEQKNADNKGQSSSPTPLFSFMNVSSGHNAFTGLAGTGFSASSFSFGSASKESTNAPLFGLKSDGLSFPSFNMGGTNNNGSSVPSLVTAAEAPKKFTMPEVPVETGEENEMAVFTADSAMYEYLDGGWKERGKGELKLNVPVSGGERSRLVMRAKGNYRLILNASLYDDMALKDMEKKGVTFACVNSTGDSPTGLTTFALKFKDTGVRDDFKAAVEAHKAKKASDAMPKTPESSPKVSND, encoded by the coding sequence ATGGCGGATGAGGAACATGCTCAAACCTCTCGGAAGAGGGTTGCAGATAAACAAATCAACAAGGACAATCCTGAGCTTGATGATGACTCACCGGAGCAAGAGGGAGGAACATTTAAGAAAGCTAGTGAGGAAGTGATGGCAACCCGAAAAATTGTAAAGGTTCGGCGCCAGCAGCCGTCGTCAGCTCCTTCTTCCAATCCTTTCTCTGCAATTAAGTTTACCACAAGTGATTCCAGTGTTCAAGCAAGTATTCCTGTCTCAAAACCTCCACCTTCTGATGTCACAACGTCAAATGTAAGGAGCTCAACTGAGAAAGCTGATGAGGTCAGCAATGGAAGTGGGAAAGATGATGTCAAGACTGCAGATTCTAATGAGGTAGCAGAGATTCAAAAGGATGAATCGGGCCTGAATGAATCAAATGCAGAAAACAAGTCAAATGCGCCAATGGAAGCACACTCTTCACTTACTGAAACTGATAAGAAGGCAGGCAGCACAGAGGGTGGAACTGGTGAGGACAAAGTGCTGGTTGGAGAACCCAAGGTAGATAACAGCAAGACATCTGGAATCGAGGGTAAAACAGAAGATGAAGGGGTTAAAGTGAATGAAGGTGGAGATGAAGATAAAAGCAGCAAGGACGGCGCTGAGAAGAAAGATGAATCTGAATCAGGGACCAAGGATGAAGTGAATGAAGGTGGAGATGAAGATAAAAGCAGCAAGGACGGCGCTGAGAAGAAAGATGAATCTGAATCAGGGACCAAGGATGTATCATGTGAGCAGAAGAACGCTGATAATAAAGGGCAGTCATCATCACCGACACCTCTCTTCTCTTTTATGAATGTGTCAAGTGGCCATAATGCCTTCACGGGACTGGCTGGGACAGGGTTTTCAgcctcatcattttcctttggctcAGCTTCTAAAGAAAGCACAAACGCTCCCCTATTTGGGCTAAAGAGTGACGGTTTGTCCTTCCCTTCTTTCAATATGGGTGGTACGAACAACAACGGGAGTTCTGTTCCATCGCTTGTCACTGCAGCAGAAGCACCAAAGAAATTCACCATGCCAGAGGTCCCAGTGGAGACAGGCGAAGAGAACGAGATGGCTGTGTTCACCGCAGACTCCGCAATGTACGAGTACCTCGATGGGGGCTGGAAAGAAAGAGGAAAAGGGGAGCTAAAGCTGAACGTCCCTGTGTCTGGCGGCGAGAGGTCCCGGCTCGTTATGAGGGCCAAGGGTAACTACCGGCTGATCCTGAATGCGAGCCTGTACGACGACATGGCGCTGAAGGACATGGAGAAGAAGGGCGTGACGTTCGCCTGCGTCAACAGCACCGGGGACTCGCCGACCGGGCTCACCACGTTCGCCCTCAAGTTCAAAGACACTGGCGTCAGGGATGATTTCAAAGCCGCGGTGGAGGCGCACAAGGCGAAGAAGGCCTCGGACGCGATGCCCAAGACGCCCGAGAGCTCCCCCAAGGTGTCTAATGACTGA